A window of Streptomyces sp. DG1A-41 contains these coding sequences:
- a CDS encoding NDP-hexose 2,3-dehydratase family protein — translation MDELTDVPSDFVWVTPGQSERLPRHGYYLNMQARTLLAALRSVVWSPQFAGR, via the coding sequence ATCGACGAACTCACCGACGTCCCATCGGACTTCGTCTGGGTGACGCCGGGGCAGTCGGAGCGGCTGCCGCGGCACGGCTACTACCTGAACATGCAGGCACGCACGCTGCTGGCCGCACTGCGGTCGGTCGTCTGGTCCCCGCAGTTCGCGGGTCGTTGA
- a CDS encoding BTAD domain-containing putative transcriptional regulator, with amino-acid sequence MTTDLTLLPRVAYRGQEVTAPRLRALLALLAGDPRTGCSTERLVAGLWPDALPERPAKAVQVLISRARAQLGPDVIAGTPTGYRLTLAEDRVDSSALLLHAAASADRARAGDHVGSLAAAEAGLALWEGTPDEAYDPHDPVAALRTERAPVRRALVRARALALARLGRHAEAAGPLAAAASAHPRDEEVLAELLRGEAATAGPSAALTRYEAYRRELRDELGTDPGAGLKAVHRELLRGEAPVVRHGVPHEPNPLLGRDEDIAAVQRLLSASRAVTVVGPGGLGKTRLAHAVSRRAEQRLVHFVPLAGVTADADVAAEVGSALGAGERAGAVSGHAPADPVAGILGVLGSGPALLVLDNCEQVVRGVADLVQALVSSSKDLRVLATSRAPLGLSSEAVYALPELGLDTSVELFAQRARAARPGVELPPDAVAGLCRHLDGLPLAVELAAARVRVLSVPEIARRLGDRFALLRGGARDVPERHRTLHAVVDWSWNLLGEDARAALRTLSVFPGGCSAEAAEHVLGEDALFLLEQLADQSLLTVSDTPAGVRFRMLETVREFSASRRAEAGEDEEAVGRFLAWARDFGVAYHDWIFGSEPSPSSRLRSGREGPIAARERVRAEQDNLVLALRHALTRTDGPTTAALTAVLAALWSTGSDYPRLTALAADTGPPLSHYRPEPEYVEVARAAAVMCTASLFMGYGPHAVRQLVTLRRLPPAPPDTLLRATAAVLSAVPEMLPPDYEVLHRLCDSEQPLLAGVAECVATYVWEYEHDIDRALDSARRIIIALAPVDNPFLQVMGYARLGELCLKTERGEAAYGYLKAVLEALPRLGGEHDFIGVRWGLALACLQRGDPDEAEYWLRQAESDNTRQDDDFSDLGGRAEIALARGLTEVGLGLWRSAAEQVAEFGSMLSGDPFLDRWALQIQSVAVTAHAHAGRLELVTEPVHRLRQGLRTLLSGPSGSPMDLHLFGTVLHALGMAGIASGDARAVRMIALAERLRVLREFQPTMSADRARKAAEEADRAAYADAVSEYAALGRDELREAARAVMAVTSGRG; translated from the coding sequence GTGACCACCGACCTGACCCTGCTGCCGCGTGTCGCCTATCGCGGACAGGAGGTCACCGCGCCCCGGCTCCGCGCCCTCCTCGCGCTGCTCGCGGGCGACCCCCGCACGGGGTGCAGCACCGAACGGCTCGTGGCGGGGCTGTGGCCGGACGCATTGCCGGAGCGGCCGGCAAAGGCGGTGCAGGTCCTCATATCCAGGGCACGGGCGCAATTGGGTCCCGACGTCATCGCCGGCACGCCGACCGGATACCGGCTCACCCTCGCCGAGGACCGAGTCGACAGCTCCGCCCTGCTGCTGCACGCCGCCGCGAGCGCGGACCGGGCCAGGGCCGGGGACCACGTGGGATCGCTGGCCGCGGCCGAGGCCGGGCTCGCGCTGTGGGAGGGCACCCCTGACGAGGCCTACGACCCCCACGACCCCGTAGCCGCGTTACGCACCGAGCGCGCCCCCGTCCGCCGCGCGCTCGTGCGCGCGCGGGCGCTCGCGCTCGCCCGGCTGGGGCGGCACGCGGAGGCGGCCGGGCCGCTGGCTGCTGCAGCCTCGGCACATCCGCGCGACGAGGAGGTGCTCGCCGAGCTGCTGCGCGGCGAGGCGGCTACGGCGGGCCCGTCCGCCGCGCTGACGCGGTACGAGGCGTACCGCCGTGAGCTCCGCGACGAGCTCGGCACGGACCCGGGCGCCGGGCTCAAGGCCGTACACCGGGAGCTGCTGCGCGGCGAGGCGCCCGTGGTCAGGCACGGCGTGCCGCACGAGCCGAACCCGCTTCTCGGCCGGGACGAGGACATCGCGGCGGTACAGCGACTGCTGAGCGCCTCCCGCGCCGTCACCGTCGTCGGCCCCGGCGGCCTCGGCAAGACCCGGCTCGCGCACGCCGTCAGCCGCCGGGCCGAGCAGCGCCTGGTGCATTTCGTGCCGCTCGCCGGCGTCACCGCCGACGCCGACGTGGCCGCGGAGGTGGGCTCCGCGCTCGGCGCGGGGGAGCGGGCCGGCGCCGTGAGCGGCCACGCCCCGGCCGACCCGGTGGCCGGCATCCTCGGCGTGCTCGGCTCCGGGCCCGCGCTGCTGGTCCTCGACAACTGCGAGCAGGTCGTCCGGGGCGTCGCCGACCTCGTACAGGCCCTGGTCTCGTCTTCGAAGGACCTGCGGGTGCTCGCCACCAGCCGGGCCCCGCTCGGCCTCAGCTCGGAGGCGGTGTACGCGCTGCCGGAGCTCGGTCTCGACACCTCGGTCGAACTGTTCGCCCAACGGGCCCGGGCCGCCCGCCCCGGAGTGGAGCTGCCGCCGGACGCGGTGGCCGGGCTGTGCCGCCACCTCGACGGGCTACCGCTCGCCGTGGAGCTGGCCGCGGCGCGGGTGCGGGTCCTTTCGGTGCCGGAGATCGCCCGCCGCCTCGGCGACCGGTTCGCGCTGCTGCGCGGCGGGGCGCGGGACGTGCCGGAGCGCCACCGCACGCTGCACGCGGTCGTGGACTGGAGCTGGAACCTGCTCGGGGAGGACGCCAGGGCGGCGCTGCGCACACTGTCCGTCTTTCCCGGCGGCTGCTCCGCCGAGGCGGCGGAGCATGTGCTCGGCGAGGACGCGCTGTTTCTGCTCGAGCAGTTGGCCGATCAGTCGCTGCTCACCGTCTCCGACACCCCGGCCGGCGTGCGGTTCCGGATGCTGGAGACCGTACGGGAGTTCAGCGCCTCACGGCGCGCGGAGGCGGGCGAGGACGAGGAGGCCGTCGGCCGGTTCCTCGCCTGGGCGCGGGACTTCGGGGTCGCGTACCACGACTGGATCTTCGGCTCGGAACCTTCCCCGAGCTCTCGGCTCCGCTCGGGCAGGGAAGGTCCCATTGCCGCCCGGGAGCGGGTCAGGGCCGAGCAGGACAACCTTGTGCTGGCCCTGCGGCACGCCCTGACCCGTACGGACGGTCCCACCACCGCCGCCCTCACCGCGGTCCTCGCCGCCCTGTGGTCCACCGGCTCCGACTACCCCCGCCTCACCGCCCTCGCCGCGGACACCGGCCCGCCGCTGTCGCACTACCGCCCCGAGCCCGAATACGTCGAAGTCGCCCGCGCCGCCGCGGTGATGTGCACGGCGAGCCTGTTCATGGGCTACGGCCCGCACGCCGTACGCCAGCTCGTCACCCTCCGGCGCCTGCCCCCGGCCCCGCCGGACACGCTGCTGCGCGCCACCGCGGCAGTGCTGAGCGCGGTCCCCGAGATGCTGCCTCCCGACTACGAAGTGCTGCACAGGCTCTGCGACAGCGAGCAGCCGCTGCTCGCCGGCGTCGCCGAGTGCGTCGCCACCTACGTCTGGGAGTACGAGCACGACATCGACCGCGCACTCGACTCGGCGCGCCGGATCATCATCGCGCTGGCGCCGGTCGACAATCCGTTCCTTCAGGTCATGGGCTACGCCCGGCTGGGCGAGCTGTGCTTGAAGACGGAGCGGGGTGAGGCCGCGTACGGGTACCTCAAGGCGGTGCTCGAGGCGCTGCCGCGGCTCGGCGGCGAGCACGACTTCATCGGCGTCCGCTGGGGCCTCGCCCTGGCCTGCCTGCAGCGCGGAGACCCTGATGAGGCCGAGTACTGGCTGCGGCAGGCGGAGAGTGACAACACCCGGCAGGATGACGACTTCTCCGACCTCGGCGGCCGTGCCGAGATCGCGCTCGCCCGCGGACTGACCGAGGTCGGGCTCGGCTTGTGGCGCAGCGCCGCGGAGCAGGTGGCCGAGTTCGGCTCGATGCTCAGCGGCGACCCCTTCCTCGACCGGTGGGCCCTGCAGATCCAGTCGGTGGCGGTGACGGCGCATGCGCACGCCGGCCGCCTGGAGCTGGTCACGGAGCCGGTCCACCGGCTGCGGCAGGGGCTGCGGACCCTGCTCTCCGGTCCGTCCGGCTCACCCATGGATCTCCATCTGTTCGGGACGGTGCTCCACGCGCTCGGCATGGCGGGGATCGCCTCCGGCGACGCCCGTGCCGTGCGGATGATCGCGCTGGCCGAACGCCTGCGGGTGCTGCGCGAGTTCCAGCCGACGATGTCGGCGGACCGCGCCCGGAAGGCGGCCGAGGAGGCCGACAGGGCGGCGTACGCCGACGCGGTGTCGGAGTACGCCGCCCTGGGGCGGGACGAGCTGCGGGAGGCGGCCCGCGCTGTCATGGCGGTTACTTCGGGTCGCGGTTGA
- a CDS encoding ABC transporter permease — translation MSAPLAPTRPTRISLAVRDSHTMLRRNLLHALRYPSMTLNLLLTPIMLLLLFVYVFGGVMSAGIGGGGADRSEYIAYLVPGLLMMTIGSTVIGAAISVSMDMTEGLIARFRTMAVYRGSVLVGHVVGSVLQVLASLVLVGAIAVAIGFRSTDATALEWLAAFGLIALFTLALTWIAVGMGMASPTPEAASNMATPLILLPLISSAFVPIDAIPGWFQPIAEYQPFTPAIETLRGLLLGTEIGNNGWLAIAWCLGLTALGYRWSTALFNRDPK, via the coding sequence ATGAGCGCCCCCCTGGCCCCCACCCGCCCGACCCGGATCTCCCTCGCCGTCCGCGACTCGCACACGATGCTGCGCCGCAACCTCCTGCACGCGCTGCGCTACCCGTCCATGACCCTGAACCTGCTGCTCACGCCGATCATGCTCCTGCTGCTCTTCGTCTACGTCTTCGGAGGCGTGATGAGCGCGGGCATCGGTGGCGGCGGCGCCGACCGCTCCGAGTACATCGCCTACCTCGTCCCGGGCCTGTTGATGATGACCATCGGCTCCACCGTGATCGGGGCCGCGATCTCCGTCTCCATGGACATGACCGAGGGCCTCATCGCCCGCTTCCGCACGATGGCGGTCTACCGCGGGTCCGTGCTCGTCGGGCACGTCGTCGGCAGCGTGCTGCAGGTGCTCGCCAGCCTGGTCCTCGTCGGTGCCATCGCCGTGGCCATCGGCTTCCGGTCCACGGACGCCACGGCCCTGGAGTGGTTGGCGGCCTTCGGACTGATCGCGCTGTTCACCTTGGCGCTCACCTGGATCGCGGTCGGGATGGGCATGGCCAGCCCGACCCCCGAGGCGGCCAGCAACATGGCAACGCCGCTCATCCTCCTCCCGCTCATCTCCAGCGCCTTCGTCCCCATCGACGCGATCCCGGGCTGGTTCCAGCCGATCGCCGAGTACCAGCCGTTCACCCCGGCCATCGAGACCCTGCGCGGCCTGCTGCTCGGCACCGAGATCGGCAACAACGGGTGGCTCGCGATCGCCTGGTGCCTGGGCCTCACCGCGCTCGGCTACCGCTGGTCGACGGCGTTGTTCAACCGCGACCCGAAGTAA
- a CDS encoding ATP-binding cassette domain-containing protein — protein MTTTTSPSLAIAAKGLRKAYGDLTVLDGIDLAVPTGTVFSLLGPNGAGKTTAVKILSTLIAADGGELHVGGHDLAADPQAVRAAIGVTGQFSAVDGLITGEENMLLMADLHHLSKREGPRVAAELLERFDLVEAAKKPVSTYSGGMKRRLDLAMTLVGDPRIIFLDEPTTGLDPRSRHNMWQIIRELVTGGVTVFLTTQYLEEADELADRIAVLNDGKIAAEGSAEELKRLIPGGHVRLRFSDPAAYQSAASALREATRDDEALALHIPSDGSQRELRSILDWLDSAGVEADELTVHTPDLDDVFFALTSGTTQPAKETVR, from the coding sequence ATGACGACAACGACATCGCCCTCACTCGCCATCGCGGCCAAGGGGCTGCGCAAGGCCTACGGGGACCTGACGGTGCTCGACGGTATCGATCTCGCTGTGCCGACCGGCACCGTCTTCTCCCTTCTCGGGCCGAACGGCGCCGGCAAGACCACCGCCGTGAAGATCCTGTCCACGCTCATCGCCGCCGACGGCGGCGAGCTGCACGTAGGCGGCCACGATCTGGCCGCCGACCCGCAGGCGGTGCGCGCCGCGATCGGTGTCACCGGGCAGTTCTCCGCCGTCGACGGCCTGATCACCGGCGAGGAGAACATGCTCCTCATGGCGGACCTGCACCACCTGTCCAAGCGCGAGGGGCCGCGGGTCGCCGCCGAACTGCTGGAACGCTTCGACCTCGTCGAGGCCGCCAAGAAGCCCGTCTCCACCTACTCCGGCGGCATGAAGCGCCGCCTCGACCTCGCCATGACCCTGGTCGGCGACCCGCGGATCATCTTCCTCGACGAACCCACCACCGGCCTCGACCCCCGCAGCCGCCACAACATGTGGCAGATCATCCGCGAACTCGTCACGGGCGGCGTCACCGTCTTCCTCACCACCCAGTACCTGGAGGAGGCCGACGAACTCGCCGACCGCATCGCCGTGCTCAACGACGGCAAGATCGCCGCCGAGGGCAGCGCCGAGGAACTGAAACGGCTCATCCCCGGCGGCCACGTGCGGCTGCGCTTCTCCGACCCGGCCGCCTACCAGAGCGCCGCCTCCGCGCTGCGCGAGGCCACCCGCGACGACGAGGCTCTGGCGCTGCACATCCCCAGCGACGGCAGCCAGCGCGAGCTGCGCTCCATCCTCGACTGGCTGGACTCCGCCGGAGTCGAGGCGGACGAGCTGACCGTGCACACCCCCGACCTCGACGACGTGTTCTTCGCCCTGACCAGTGGCACAACTCAGCCCGCCAAGGAGACCGTCCGATGA
- a CDS encoding response regulator transcription factor, translating to MTRVLVVEDDPQLIRALVLNLEARRYGVDAAPDGATALRLTADRQPDVVMLDLGLPDMDGVDVIKTLRGRTRVPILVLSARQASDEKVAALDAGADDYITKPFSMDELLARLRAAVRRTEDTPLAHETTVVETDDFTIDLLAKKVVRGGRDVRLTPTEWHLLEIMVTNPGRLVTQKHLLREVWGVSQSNKTNYLRVYMAQLRRKLEKDPSHPRYLITEPGMGYRFEV from the coding sequence ATGACCCGGGTGCTCGTGGTGGAGGACGACCCGCAGCTCATACGGGCCCTCGTGCTCAACCTGGAGGCACGGCGGTACGGAGTCGACGCCGCCCCCGACGGTGCCACCGCCCTGCGGCTGACCGCCGACCGGCAACCGGACGTGGTGATGCTCGACCTCGGCCTGCCCGACATGGACGGCGTCGACGTCATCAAGACCCTGCGCGGCCGGACCCGCGTCCCGATCCTCGTCCTCTCCGCCCGCCAGGCGTCCGACGAGAAGGTCGCCGCCCTGGACGCCGGCGCGGACGACTACATCACCAAACCGTTCAGCATGGACGAGCTCCTGGCCCGCCTGCGGGCCGCCGTCCGCCGCACCGAGGACACACCCCTCGCCCACGAGACGACCGTTGTCGAGACCGATGACTTCACCATCGACCTCCTCGCCAAGAAGGTCGTGCGCGGAGGCCGCGACGTCAGGCTCACCCCGACCGAGTGGCACCTGCTGGAGATCATGGTCACCAACCCCGGCCGCCTGGTCACGCAGAAGCACCTGCTCCGGGAGGTGTGGGGTGTCTCCCAGAGCAACAAGACCAACTACCTGCGCGTCTACATGGCCCAGCTGCGGCGCAAACTGGAGAAGGACCCCTCCCACCCCCGCTATCTGATCACCGAGCCCGGCATGGGCTACCGGTTCGAAGTCTGA
- a CDS encoding potassium-transporting ATPase subunit C, whose protein sequence is MSNSLTNTARLLGAGLRALLVLTLVTGVVYPLVITGIAQGLFPDKANGSEIKADGKVVGSSLIGQSYNLPLKEGQKAPEPDLKWFQGRPTGGLGTNSVNTRYKLLLSGATNLAADNKELIKQVEAAKAAVVEDNSVPGYTVKPSQVPADAVTSSASGLDPDISPRYADLQVHRVAARNGLPAAEVQKIVDEHTEGRTLGFIGEPRVNVLELNIALKDLVAKSR, encoded by the coding sequence ATGAGCAACTCCCTTACGAACACCGCCCGGTTGCTCGGAGCGGGCCTGCGCGCCCTGCTCGTGCTGACGCTGGTGACGGGCGTCGTCTACCCGCTGGTCATCACCGGCATCGCCCAGGGGCTGTTCCCTGACAAGGCGAACGGCTCCGAGATCAAGGCGGACGGCAAGGTCGTCGGCTCGTCCCTGATCGGGCAGTCGTACAACCTGCCGCTCAAGGAGGGACAGAAGGCCCCGGAGCCCGACCTGAAGTGGTTCCAGGGCCGCCCGACGGGCGGCCTGGGCACGAACAGCGTGAACACCCGGTACAAGCTGCTGCTGTCCGGCGCCACCAACCTCGCCGCCGACAACAAGGAGCTCATCAAGCAGGTGGAGGCAGCCAAGGCAGCGGTCGTCGAGGACAACTCCGTACCCGGCTACACGGTCAAGCCGTCGCAGGTGCCCGCCGACGCGGTCACCTCCTCCGCCTCCGGCCTGGACCCGGACATCTCACCGCGGTACGCCGACCTCCAGGTCCACCGCGTCGCCGCGCGGAACGGCCTCCCGGCCGCCGAGGTGCAGAAGATCGTGGACGAGCACACCGAGGGCCGTACGCTCGGCTTCATCGGCGAACCCCGTGTGAACGTCCTGGAACTGAACATCGCGCTCAAGGACCTCGTGGCCAAGAGCCGATGA
- the kdpB gene encoding potassium-transporting ATPase subunit KdpB: protein MTTDTQSHEDAMSTATPTLAPHSDVPTAHKSPESRVGAGFFDPKQLVRSLPDAFRKLDPRVQVKSPVMFVVWIGSVLTTVFSFKDPGDWFGWAISAWLWLTVVFANLAEAVAEGRGKAQADTLRRAKTDTVARRLVQDREERVAGTELKVGDLVVCEAGDIIPGDGDVVEGVASVDESAITGESAPVIRESGGDRSAVTGGTKVLSDRIVVKITTKPGETFIDRMINLVEGAARQKTPNEVALNILLASLTLVFLLAVATLPPFADYAGTHLTMVVLVALLVCLIPTTIGALLSAIGIAGMDRLVQRNVLAMSGRAVEAAGDVSTLLLDKTGTITLGNRQAAEFLPVRGTAEAELADAAQLSSLADETPEGRSIVVLAKEKYGLRERHQEELAGAEWITFTAQTRMSGVDVDAKKIRKGAAGSVIAWVEEQGGSVAEDADEIADRISEAGGTPLLVAVQDQQGARVLGVIHLKDVVKDGMRERFEELRRMGIKTVMITGDNPLTAKAIAEEAGVDDFLAEATPEDKMALIKREQAGGKLVAMTGDGTNDAPALAQADVGVAMNTGTSAAKEAGNMVDLDSNPTKLIEIVEIGKQLLITRGALTTFSIANDVAKYFAIIPALFAAVYPGLDKLNIMALSSPDSAILSAVVFNALIIIALVPLSLKGVRYRPVSADKLLRRNLGIYGLGGLIAPFIGIKLIDLLISLIPGL from the coding sequence ATGACCACCGACACGCAGAGCCACGAGGACGCCATGTCCACTGCCACTCCGACCCTGGCGCCGCACAGCGACGTCCCCACCGCCCACAAGTCCCCCGAAAGCCGCGTCGGCGCGGGCTTTTTCGACCCCAAACAGCTGGTGAGGTCGCTGCCGGACGCCTTCCGCAAGCTCGACCCGCGGGTGCAGGTCAAGTCGCCCGTGATGTTCGTGGTGTGGATCGGGTCGGTGCTGACCACAGTCTTCTCCTTCAAGGACCCGGGTGACTGGTTCGGCTGGGCGATCAGCGCCTGGCTCTGGCTGACCGTTGTCTTCGCCAACCTGGCGGAGGCGGTGGCCGAGGGCCGCGGCAAGGCGCAAGCCGACACCCTGCGCAGGGCGAAGACCGACACGGTCGCCCGGCGTCTCGTCCAAGACCGTGAAGAGCGGGTCGCCGGCACGGAGTTGAAGGTCGGCGACCTGGTGGTGTGCGAGGCGGGCGACATCATCCCCGGCGACGGTGATGTCGTCGAAGGCGTCGCATCGGTGGACGAGTCAGCCATCACCGGAGAGTCGGCCCCGGTCATCCGTGAGTCCGGCGGCGACCGGTCCGCGGTCACCGGCGGCACCAAGGTCCTCTCCGACCGCATCGTGGTCAAGATCACGACCAAGCCGGGCGAGACCTTCATCGACCGGATGATCAACCTGGTCGAGGGCGCCGCCCGGCAGAAGACCCCCAACGAGGTCGCGCTGAACATCCTGCTGGCGTCGCTCACCCTCGTGTTCCTGCTCGCGGTGGCCACGCTGCCGCCGTTCGCGGACTACGCGGGCACGCACCTGACGATGGTCGTGCTGGTCGCACTGCTCGTCTGCCTGATCCCGACCACGATCGGCGCGCTGCTCTCCGCGATCGGCATCGCGGGTATGGACCGGCTGGTGCAGCGCAACGTGCTGGCCATGTCCGGCCGTGCGGTCGAGGCCGCCGGTGACGTCTCCACGCTGCTGCTGGACAAGACCGGCACCATCACCCTCGGCAACCGGCAGGCGGCGGAGTTCCTGCCGGTACGCGGTACGGCCGAAGCCGAGCTGGCGGACGCCGCCCAGCTGTCGTCGCTGGCCGACGAGACCCCGGAGGGCCGCTCCATCGTCGTACTCGCCAAGGAGAAGTACGGCCTGCGCGAACGCCACCAAGAGGAACTGGCCGGCGCCGAGTGGATCACCTTCACCGCCCAGACACGCATGTCCGGGGTCGACGTCGACGCCAAGAAGATCCGCAAGGGCGCGGCCGGTTCCGTCATCGCCTGGGTCGAGGAGCAGGGTGGTTCGGTCGCCGAGGATGCCGACGAGATCGCCGACCGAATCTCCGAGGCGGGCGGCACCCCGCTGCTCGTCGCCGTCCAGGACCAACAGGGCGCACGCGTGCTGGGCGTCATCCACCTCAAGGACGTCGTCAAGGACGGCATGCGCGAGCGGTTCGAGGAACTGCGCCGCATGGGCATCAAGACCGTCATGATCACCGGCGACAACCCGCTGACGGCCAAGGCGATCGCCGAGGAGGCCGGCGTCGACGACTTCCTCGCGGAGGCCACGCCCGAGGACAAGATGGCGCTGATCAAGCGGGAGCAGGCGGGCGGGAAGCTGGTCGCGATGACCGGCGACGGCACGAACGACGCCCCGGCTCTCGCGCAGGCGGACGTGGGCGTGGCGATGAACACGGGGACGTCGGCCGCCAAGGAGGCCGGCAACATGGTCGACCTGGACTCCAACCCGACCAAGCTCATCGAGATCGTCGAGATCGGCAAGCAACTTCTCATCACCAGGGGCGCGTTGACGACGTTCTCCATCGCCAACGACGTCGCGAAATACTTCGCGATCATCCCGGCGCTGTTCGCGGCCGTCTACCCGGGCCTGGACAAGCTCAACATCATGGCGCTGTCCTCGCCGGACTCCGCGATCCTGTCCGCGGTCGTCTTCAACGCGCTGATCATCATCGCGCTCGTGCCGCTCTCCCTGAAGGGTGTGCGGTACCGGCCGGTCAGCGCCGACAAGCTGCTGCGGCGCAACCTCGGCATCTACGGCCTCGGCGGACTGATCGCCCCCTTCATCGGCATCAAGCTCATCGACCTGCTCATCTCCCTCATCCCCGGGCTGTAA
- the kdpA gene encoding potassium-transporting ATPase subunit KdpA: protein MGPVLAGVLQLLALMAALALAYIPLGTYMARVYSADRHWRVERWIYKGIGANPDTEMRWPAYLRGVLAFSVVSVLFLYLLQRLQGVLPGSLGFSSITPAQAFNTAASFVTNTNWQSYYGEQTMGHVVQTAGLAVQNFVSAAVGMAVAVALVRGFARSRGGELGNFWSDLVRGVTRILLPGAAIAAVVLVGCGVIQNFSGIHEVGQFMGGSQQWNGGAVASQEAIKEFGTNGGGYFNANSAHPFENPTPFTNLFEIFLLLVMPFALTRTFGVMVGSVKQGYAILATMVTIWVGFVALMMWTEFAHHEGALQIAGGAMEGKEVRFGVGSSSIFAVSTTLTSTGAVDSFHSSFTGLGGGITMLGMMLGEIAPGGTGSGLYGMLIMAVIAVFIAGLMVGRTPEYLGKKIGTREIKLAACYILITPALVLIFTAASMALPTPPHSMLNSGAHGFSEVLYAFTSASNNNGSAFAGLNANTDWYNTMTGLAMLLGRFLPMVFVLALAGSLAEQQPVPMTAGTLRTEKPLFTGLLVGAILIITGLTYFPALALGPLAEGLAA from the coding sequence ATGGGTCCCGTACTTGCCGGCGTGCTCCAGCTGCTGGCCCTGATGGCGGCGCTGGCGCTCGCCTACATCCCCCTCGGCACCTACATGGCCAGGGTCTACTCCGCCGACCGGCACTGGCGCGTCGAGAGATGGATCTACAAGGGCATAGGCGCCAACCCCGACACCGAGATGCGCTGGCCGGCTTATCTGCGCGGCGTGCTCGCCTTCTCGGTCGTCAGCGTCCTCTTCCTCTACCTCCTCCAGCGTCTCCAGGGCGTCCTGCCCGGTTCACTCGGCTTCTCCTCGATCACCCCGGCGCAGGCGTTCAACACCGCCGCGTCCTTCGTGACGAACACCAACTGGCAGTCGTACTACGGCGAGCAAACCATGGGGCACGTCGTGCAGACCGCCGGGCTGGCCGTGCAGAACTTCGTCTCCGCAGCTGTCGGCATGGCGGTCGCGGTCGCCCTCGTGCGCGGATTCGCCCGGTCGCGGGGCGGTGAGCTCGGCAACTTCTGGTCCGACCTGGTACGCGGTGTCACCCGCATCCTGCTGCCGGGGGCCGCGATCGCCGCGGTGGTGCTGGTGGGGTGCGGCGTCATCCAGAACTTCTCCGGCATCCACGAGGTCGGGCAGTTCATGGGCGGCTCGCAGCAGTGGAACGGCGGGGCGGTCGCCTCGCAGGAGGCCATCAAGGAGTTCGGCACGAACGGCGGCGGCTATTTCAACGCCAACAGCGCCCATCCCTTCGAGAACCCGACCCCGTTCACCAACCTGTTCGAGATCTTCCTGCTGCTGGTGATGCCGTTCGCCCTGACCCGGACGTTCGGTGTGATGGTCGGCAGCGTGAAGCAGGGCTACGCGATCCTCGCCACGATGGTCACCATCTGGGTCGGCTTCGTCGCCCTGATGATGTGGACCGAATTCGCCCACCACGAGGGGGCGTTGCAGATCGCGGGCGGGGCGATGGAGGGCAAGGAGGTCCGCTTCGGCGTCGGCTCCTCGTCGATCTTCGCCGTGTCGACGACGCTCACCTCGACGGGCGCGGTGGACTCCTTCCACTCCTCCTTCACCGGCCTCGGCGGCGGTATCACCATGCTCGGCATGATGCTGGGCGAGATCGCCCCCGGTGGTACCGGATCCGGCCTCTACGGCATGCTGATCATGGCGGTTATCGCGGTGTTCATCGCCGGCCTGATGGTCGGCCGCACGCCCGAGTACCTCGGCAAGAAGATCGGCACCCGCGAGATCAAGCTCGCCGCCTGCTACATCCTGATCACTCCGGCACTGGTTCTGATCTTCACGGCGGCCTCGATGGCCCTGCCGACCCCGCCGCACTCCATGCTCAACTCCGGGGCGCACGGGTTCTCCGAGGTGCTGTACGCCTTCACGTCCGCGTCGAACAACAACGGCTCGGCGTTCGCCGGTCTGAACGCGAACACCGACTGGTACAACACCATGACCGGACTCGCGATGCTCCTGGGCCGCTTCCTGCCGATGGTGTTCGTCCTGGCACTCGCGGGCTCGCTGGCCGAGCAGCAGCCGGTGCCCATGACCGCGGGCACCCTGCGCACGGAAAAGCCGCTGTTCACCGGACTGTTGGTGGGCGCGATCCTGATCATCACCGGTCTGACGTACTTCCCGGCCCTTGCCCTGGGCCCGCTCGCCGAGGGGCTGGCGGCATGA
- the kdpF gene encoding K(+)-transporting ATPase subunit F codes for MTAENIVGLVVAVALLVYLVLALIFPERF; via the coding sequence GTGACCGCCGAGAACATCGTCGGCCTGGTCGTGGCCGTCGCCCTGCTGGTTTATCTCGTCCTCGCCCTGATCTTCCCGGAGAGGTTCTGA